Proteins from one Loktanella sp. M215 genomic window:
- a CDS encoding M15 family metallopeptidase produces MRVVPLIVGAICLLLVPLIWLGLQALQDPVAQTDGTAVGAAIDSGARIEIEGLRQQIEALQGQIATIQDQMQQLAARPVAVAPAPGGAGGPALQDQGYVPDGENSILDAYAQVVLIANRRNVNPGIAVGTPTFLEGFLGRPRAVLGNDCQPMENPKLRALLKVEDVGPIRVQMLQPAIDSLKRVFAKVAATDPDLYARINTAGSLCVRQIRGTIGRTSTHAFGLAVDLNIDGKLDTLGDGKTQLGLTILADFFREEGWVWGAGFTREDSMHFEISRQMLETWRAEGKI; encoded by the coding sequence ATGCGCGTCGTGCCGCTGATCGTGGGCGCAATCTGCCTGCTGCTGGTGCCGTTGATCTGGCTTGGTCTGCAGGCGTTGCAGGACCCGGTGGCGCAGACCGACGGCACTGCCGTAGGGGCGGCGATCGACAGCGGCGCCCGGATCGAGATCGAAGGCCTGCGCCAGCAGATCGAGGCGTTGCAGGGTCAGATCGCGACGATTCAGGATCAGATGCAGCAGTTGGCCGCGCGTCCCGTCGCCGTGGCGCCCGCACCGGGTGGTGCAGGCGGGCCGGCGTTGCAGGATCAGGGCTACGTCCCCGATGGCGAAAACAGCATTCTGGACGCCTATGCGCAGGTCGTGCTGATCGCGAACCGGCGGAACGTGAATCCGGGCATTGCCGTGGGGACGCCGACCTTCCTCGAAGGGTTTCTGGGCCGCCCGCGCGCAGTTCTGGGCAATGACTGTCAGCCCATGGAAAATCCCAAGCTGCGGGCGCTGCTGAAGGTTGAGGATGTGGGACCGATCCGGGTCCAGATGCTGCAACCGGCCATCGACAGCCTCAAGCGGGTGTTTGCCAAGGTCGCGGCGACGGACCCCGACCTTTATGCCCGGATTAATACCGCAGGATCGCTGTGTGTGCGGCAAATCCGCGGCACGATCGGCCGTACGTCCACGCATGCCTTCGGGTTGGCGGTCGATCTGAACATCGACGGCAAGCTCGACACGCTGGGTGACGGCAAGACGCAACTGGGGCTGACGATCCTCGCCGATTTCTTCCGCGAGGAAGGGTGGGTCTGGGGGGCCGGTTTCACCCGCGAGGATTCCATGCATTTCGAGATTTCGCGCCAGATGCTGGAAACGTGGCGGGCCGAGGGCAAGATCTAG
- the tagF gene encoding type VI secretion system-associated protein TagF, which yields MGAVSAFGKIAALGDFVRIGAPSGFTDRWDRWLQQTMIAARTACGADWQRCYLSAPIWRFVLAPGLAGAQGVAGVMMPSVDRVGRQFPLALFAILPKDVPTPADAWFARLEDVALATLDDAATRDTLMAALDDLAPPPGAAATPASGQSHWTAHCDGIIQRFQFAGWPPPDAAADFFDPARWPGAIPQEARA from the coding sequence GTGGGCGCCGTTTCTGCCTTCGGCAAGATCGCAGCCTTGGGCGATTTCGTCCGCATCGGTGCACCGTCCGGTTTCACCGACCGTTGGGACCGCTGGCTGCAACAGACGATGATCGCGGCCCGCACAGCCTGTGGGGCCGATTGGCAGAGGTGTTATCTGTCGGCGCCGATCTGGCGCTTCGTCTTGGCGCCGGGGCTGGCCGGGGCACAGGGTGTCGCCGGTGTCATGATGCCTTCGGTCGACCGGGTCGGGCGGCAGTTCCCGCTGGCCCTGTTCGCGATCTTGCCCAAGGACGTACCCACTCCCGCCGACGCCTGGTTTGCGCGGCTGGAGGATGTGGCGCTTGCGACGCTGGACGACGCTGCGACGCGTGACACGCTGATGGCAGCGCTGGATGACCTTGCACCGCCGCCGGGCGCTGCTGCCACACCGGCATCCGGGCAAAGCCACTGGACGGCGCACTGCGATGGCATCATCCAGCGCTTTCAGTTTGCGGGTTGGCCGCCACCCGATGCGGCGGCGGACTTCTTTGATCCTGCACGCTGGCCCGGTGCCATCCCGCAGGAAGCCCGCGCATGA
- a CDS encoding OmpA family protein: MLQRLVPIVAVAALSAGLLVSPLNLHAVAAQAADAGGETAEQMAEKFRTQKTRGLVLATPDAAASDAATDAAPQGADTVAEIATAIPQREQVNVNVSFDFDSAALRADQKPKLVTLCGALKAADVQAIRILGHTDASGTADYNERLSKLRAEEVKRFLATDCGFPEDRMEALGVGERFPFDPANPKADANRRVEFQALS, from the coding sequence ATGTTGCAACGTCTCGTTCCCATCGTCGCAGTGGCCGCCCTTTCGGCGGGCCTGCTGGTCTCTCCCCTGAACCTTCATGCGGTGGCAGCACAGGCGGCGGATGCGGGCGGCGAGACGGCAGAGCAGATGGCCGAAAAGTTCCGCACCCAGAAGACACGTGGCCTTGTGCTGGCCACGCCGGACGCTGCCGCGTCGGATGCCGCAACGGACGCCGCACCGCAGGGTGCCGATACCGTCGCGGAAATCGCGACCGCCATCCCGCAGCGCGAACAGGTGAACGTCAACGTCTCCTTCGACTTCGATTCCGCCGCCCTGCGCGCCGACCAGAAGCCCAAGCTGGTGACGCTGTGTGGCGCGTTGAAGGCGGCCGACGTGCAGGCGATTCGCATCCTCGGGCATACCGACGCCTCTGGCACCGCGGACTACAACGAACGCCTGTCCAAGCTGCGCGCCGAGGAAGTGAAACGCTTTCTGGCTACCGACTGCGGATTTCCAGAAGACCGGATGGAAGCGCTTGGCGTGGGTGAACGGTTCCCCTTCGATCCGGCCAATCCCAAGGCCGATGCCAATCGCCGCGTCGAATTCCAGGCCCTCAGCTGA
- a CDS encoding ShlB/FhaC/HecB family hemolysin secretion/activation protein: MVLYLRSPLARIVALLLVLAAPVCAQTASEVTPDSFRPPLQKLNGAVVFTGQPGTQAPPGSESIGITLSSVTIENASPALATANEAFRTRLTQGRVPVSELFDATAALEEAYANAGFVLTRVVLPQQSLRDGGVLRVTVVSGFVETVDTAAVPAPVRQRLDSLTVPLLDRTGITLRELERQLLLAGDASGVALNTALAAGTRPGGTVLALDAAFRRVTGFIGADNFASSDLGRPVINAGVEVNSALSLGETLYGRLSAAPEGVLSGEPRYRVLALGALVPVGASGLTLNAEVTSSRTHPESNVAPTRSAFDRQSLRLIYPVIRSRELNLSTQIGIDHQTDSQDLLVPGGAAAIYEDEITVLRAGLSGSKQTGEGQLLEGGITLSRGLDIFGARRAGAVPLSRQGAAPEFTKLNLSARYQRAVGETLTFSLSGRAQSAFGDAVVTAEQFGIVGAGDLSSFDSGGLRGDSGYVLRTEVARPINTTLLGRSSVFSPYVFAGFGAVSLARPTALEQDRVTANAYGLGFDVLLQGETPFRADTIRVEFGKGNRDDGKDDTRFSISGNFRF; encoded by the coding sequence ATGGTTTTATATCTCAGATCGCCGCTGGCCCGCATCGTTGCGCTGCTGTTGGTGCTGGCTGCGCCGGTCTGCGCGCAGACCGCAAGCGAGGTCACGCCGGACAGCTTTCGCCCGCCGCTGCAAAAGCTGAATGGGGCCGTTGTCTTTACCGGGCAACCCGGCACGCAGGCGCCGCCGGGCAGCGAGTCCATCGGCATCACCCTGTCCAGCGTCACCATCGAAAATGCATCACCGGCGCTGGCGACGGCCAACGAGGCGTTCCGGACGCGATTGACTCAGGGCCGCGTGCCGGTGTCGGAGCTCTTCGACGCGACCGCCGCGCTAGAAGAGGCCTATGCCAACGCAGGCTTCGTGCTGACGCGCGTGGTGTTGCCGCAGCAGTCGTTGCGCGACGGCGGTGTGCTGCGTGTCACGGTCGTCAGCGGCTTTGTGGAAACGGTGGATACCGCAGCGGTGCCCGCGCCGGTGCGTCAGCGCCTCGATTCACTGACCGTGCCGCTGCTGGACCGGACGGGCATCACCCTGCGCGAGCTGGAACGCCAGTTGCTGCTGGCCGGCGACGCGTCTGGCGTTGCGCTGAACACGGCGCTGGCCGCGGGCACACGGCCCGGCGGCACCGTGCTGGCGCTGGACGCCGCCTTCCGGCGGGTGACGGGCTTCATCGGGGCCGATAACTTTGCGTCCTCCGATCTGGGCCGCCCGGTGATCAATGCGGGGGTCGAGGTGAACTCGGCGCTCAGTCTCGGTGAAACGCTCTATGGCCGCCTGTCGGCTGCGCCAGAGGGCGTTCTGTCCGGGGAACCGCGCTACCGCGTGCTGGCGCTTGGGGCGCTGGTGCCGGTCGGCGCGTCGGGTCTGACCCTGAACGCCGAGGTGACCAGCAGCCGCACCCACCCGGAGTCGAATGTGGCGCCGACACGGTCGGCCTTTGACCGGCAGTCCCTGCGCCTGATCTATCCGGTCATCCGGTCGCGCGAGTTGAACCTGTCGACGCAGATCGGCATCGACCACCAGACCGACAGTCAGGACCTGCTGGTGCCCGGCGGCGCCGCGGCGATCTACGAGGATGAGATCACCGTCCTGCGCGCGGGGCTCAGCGGCAGCAAACAGACCGGCGAAGGCCAACTGCTCGAAGGCGGCATCACCCTGTCGCGCGGGCTGGACATCTTTGGCGCGCGCCGTGCCGGGGCCGTGCCGCTGTCGCGGCAAGGGGCGGCCCCGGAGTTCACCAAGCTGAACCTGTCCGCCCGTTATCAGCGTGCTGTGGGCGAAACCCTGACGTTTTCGCTGTCGGGCCGGGCGCAAAGCGCATTCGGCGACGCGGTGGTGACAGCAGAACAGTTCGGGATCGTCGGTGCAGGCGATCTGTCGAGCTTCGACTCCGGCGGCCTGCGCGGCGATTCGGGTTACGTCTTGAGGACCGAGGTCGCGCGCCCCATTAATACGACGCTGCTTGGCCGCAGTTCGGTCTTTTCACCCTATGTGTTCGCGGGCTTCGGTGCGGTCAGTCTGGCCCGGCCGACGGCACTGGAGCAGGACCGGGTGACCGCGAACGCCTATGGCCTGGGGTTCGATGTGCTGCTGCAAGGCGAGACGCCCTTCCGGGCCGACACCATCCGTGTCGAATTTGGCAAAGGAAATCGTGACGATGGCAAAGATGACACACGCTTCAGCATCTCGGGCAACTTCCGGTTCTGA
- a CDS encoding serine/threonine-protein kinase: protein MTGTPNRGIFNVGDVLNNTYRIDKVLGRGGTSEVYRAVSEISGRVVALKALRLEYSRNEDFLALMTREEEMREIRHDAVVRYYDNQRTDQGLVYLVMDYVEGPGLDQKIKQGGMPAADLMVVARRVTQGLIAAHAKNIVHRDLSPDNIILRHGNPADAVIIDFGIAKDTNPGAETIVGNEFAGKYAYAAPEQLGGQTDARVDIYALGALLLAAFEGKAPDIGSNPMEVIQRKAQPLDTGRVPEPLKSLIDKMTHPDRDARLQTAQDVLQEIDHPTVSAVDAAPLDFGDDAGEHTVIAPRPAAAKTPPTVAPQAAVPAKPKGRGGLIGVAAVVVVLAVGGGLYGAGVLGGSGSVAPADAVSRGDAAPSGDSGTALADAGTVTDPAPPPDTATDVAPVSPALPVADPYTFAAARPAGGSVEIVGNVPSQDVRDAVQALTDDLGGTADLTLASGDIAANWGTGIVDVLGQVSVLPDWSMLADGNALRISGTTDDPAERDRLMAALAPDALPAGLTGTAEISLTLSILQPPALEQVLQDQSDCGALHLVDPPAVGYAADTPVQVAGEVASDDALSTLTAALTARAGTRPLDLNVTVLNPALCQIAAVLPAAPPGGIQITFGNGANDTENPTGTFVVGDNPVIDVTIPATMTTGYLFVSALDVSGNVFHLLPNMLTPDNAVTSLRQGGDGPVTLRVAWPLAAAADGKKLAFTVDDTTLGKTQILAIHAEDQIFDGLRPTTESAAGYATALAASSGTVRSLDSAILTTAAR, encoded by the coding sequence ATGACCGGCACGCCCAACCGCGGCATTTTCAATGTCGGCGACGTCCTGAACAACACCTACCGGATCGACAAGGTGCTGGGCCGCGGCGGGACGTCGGAAGTCTACCGCGCCGTCAGCGAGATTTCGGGCCGGGTCGTCGCACTGAAGGCGCTGCGGCTGGAATACTCCCGCAACGAAGATTTCCTCGCGCTGATGACCCGCGAGGAAGAGATGCGCGAAATCCGCCACGATGCCGTCGTGCGGTACTACGACAACCAGCGCACCGATCAGGGGCTTGTCTATCTGGTGATGGACTACGTCGAAGGCCCGGGGCTGGACCAGAAGATCAAGCAGGGCGGGATGCCTGCCGCCGACCTGATGGTGGTGGCGCGGCGTGTGACGCAGGGCCTGATCGCGGCGCACGCCAAGAATATCGTCCACCGCGATCTGTCGCCCGACAACATCATCCTGCGCCACGGCAACCCCGCCGATGCGGTGATCATCGACTTCGGCATCGCCAAGGACACCAACCCCGGCGCGGAAACCATCGTCGGCAACGAATTCGCCGGCAAATACGCCTATGCCGCACCAGAGCAACTGGGCGGCCAGACCGATGCGCGGGTGGATATCTATGCGCTGGGTGCGCTGCTGCTGGCCGCGTTCGAAGGCAAGGCGCCCGACATCGGATCGAATCCGATGGAAGTGATCCAGCGCAAGGCGCAGCCCCTCGACACCGGTCGCGTGCCGGAACCGCTGAAGTCCCTGATCGACAAGATGACCCACCCCGATCGCGACGCCCGGCTGCAAACCGCGCAGGATGTCCTGCAGGAAATCGACCATCCGACCGTCTCGGCGGTCGATGCCGCCCCGCTGGATTTCGGCGACGACGCCGGCGAACACACCGTGATCGCGCCACGCCCCGCCGCCGCGAAAACGCCGCCCACTGTCGCGCCACAGGCCGCCGTCCCGGCAAAGCCGAAAGGCCGTGGCGGGCTGATTGGCGTGGCGGCGGTCGTAGTGGTTCTGGCCGTGGGCGGCGGGCTTTACGGTGCGGGCGTTTTGGGTGGAAGCGGGTCAGTGGCCCCAGCGGACGCCGTATCGCGCGGCGATGCAGCACCCTCCGGGGACAGTGGCACGGCGCTCGCAGATGCGGGAACGGTGACCGACCCTGCGCCCCCGCCCGACACGGCCACCGATGTGGCACCGGTCAGCCCTGCACTGCCTGTGGCGGATCCCTATACATTTGCCGCCGCACGACCCGCTGGCGGCAGCGTCGAAATCGTGGGCAATGTCCCGTCACAGGATGTGCGCGATGCGGTGCAGGCCCTGACCGACGATCTGGGCGGCACGGCGGATCTGACGCTCGCCAGCGGCGACATCGCTGCGAACTGGGGCACCGGGATCGTGGATGTGCTGGGACAGGTGTCAGTCCTGCCGGACTGGAGCATGCTGGCCGACGGCAATGCCCTGCGGATCAGCGGCACGACAGACGACCCCGCCGAGCGTGACCGCCTGATGGCGGCCCTTGCCCCGGACGCCCTGCCCGCCGGCCTGACCGGCACGGCCGAGATTAGCCTGACCCTGTCGATCCTGCAGCCGCCAGCGCTGGAACAGGTGCTGCAGGACCAATCCGACTGCGGCGCACTGCACCTCGTCGATCCCCCCGCCGTCGGTTATGCGGCGGATACGCCCGTTCAGGTGGCAGGCGAGGTCGCCAGCGACGATGCGCTCAGCACGCTGACAGCGGCGCTGACCGCCCGCGCCGGCACGCGGCCTCTGGATCTGAATGTCACCGTCCTCAATCCTGCGCTGTGCCAGATCGCAGCCGTCCTGCCCGCCGCCCCTCCGGGGGGCATCCAGATCACGTTCGGCAACGGTGCCAACGACACTGAAAATCCGACCGGCACTTTCGTCGTCGGCGACAACCCCGTGATCGACGTCACGATTCCCGCGACGATGACGACGGGCTATCTGTTCGTGTCGGCGCTGGACGTCTCTGGCAACGTGTTCCACCTGCTGCCCAACATGCTGACGCCCGACAACGCGGTGACCAGCCTGCGTCAGGGCGGTGACGGTCCGGTCACCCTGCGGGTCGCATGGCCGCTGGCCGCTGCGGCGGACGGCAAGAAGCTGGCCTTTACCGTGGACGACACCACACTGGGCAAGACGCAGATTCTGGCGATCCATGCCGAAGATCAGATCTTCGACGGTTTGCGCCCCACGACGGAAAGCGCGGCGGGCTATGCCACCGCGCTGGCCGCCTCCTCCGGCACCGTGCGGTCACTGGACAGCGCCATCCTGACGACGGCCGCGCGCTGA
- a CDS encoding PP2C family protein-serine/threonine phosphatase yields MIRLRHVSATHVGHVRKVNEDSILSLPDAQVFVVSDGMGGHAAGDFASQTVVDSVATMPLADTPAAQMQALRQALLTAHAAILSEIAARGGGTIGATVVALMIADGHFVCFWAGDSRLYRLRGGEIEMLTTDHSIVADLVLAGQLSWDAAEHHPQSNAITRAVGVGEVLDIDKIRGEVQRGDRFLLCSDGLTKYAGFAVLRDLLSDTPIETVTERLMARALEGGGADNISVIVVDVA; encoded by the coding sequence ATGATCAGGCTGCGCCATGTCAGTGCGACCCATGTGGGCCACGTGCGCAAGGTGAATGAGGACAGCATCCTGTCGCTGCCGGACGCGCAGGTCTTCGTGGTGTCCGACGGCATGGGCGGCCATGCCGCCGGCGATTTCGCATCGCAGACGGTGGTGGACAGCGTCGCCACGATGCCGCTGGCGGACACGCCTGCCGCGCAGATGCAGGCGCTGCGTCAGGCCTTGCTGACGGCACACGCTGCGATCCTGTCAGAGATTGCAGCCCGCGGCGGCGGCACGATCGGTGCGACAGTCGTGGCCCTGATGATCGCCGACGGACATTTCGTCTGCTTCTGGGCCGGTGACAGCCGCCTTTACCGCCTGCGCGGCGGAGAGATCGAGATGCTGACGACAGATCATTCGATCGTGGCCGACCTCGTGCTGGCAGGACAGCTCAGCTGGGATGCCGCGGAACACCATCCGCAGTCCAACGCCATCACTCGCGCCGTCGGGGTGGGCGAGGTGCTGGACATCGACAAGATCCGCGGAGAGGTGCAGCGCGGCGACCGCTTCTTGCTCTGCTCTGACGGTTTGACGAAATACGCCGGGTTTGCCGTGTTGCGTGACCTGCTGTCGGACACCCCGATCGAGACGGTGACGGAACGGCTGATGGCCCGCGCACTGGAGGGTGGTGGGGCCGACAACATTTCCGTCATCGTGGTGGACGTGGCGTGA